Part of the bacterium genome, CCGCAGGGCCCCCTTCCCGAACTTCGCCGCCGTCGCCGGCTCCACGAAGCCCTTGCCGCCGCTCCAGGGGTTGGCGCGCCATTCGGACACGCCGTTCTCGAAATCGAAGAGGGTGAGCATCGCGGGTTCATCGGCGGCGAGGCAGGGAATCGGCAGGCAGAGGAGCAAGAGGGTCAGAGTTCGCATGGGTCCCACCCTTGTGATGATAGCGGCACTGCGACAGGTACTTCGGCGCGGAGTGTGACATGACCTCGCGAGAACGCGTCCTGACCGCGCTGGCGCGGCGGCCCACTGACCGCGTGCCACGTGACTTCTGGATCGAGCAGCCGGCCCTGCGCCGCCTGCAGGCCCACCTGGGCCTCGATGGCGAGGAGGCCGTGCGCCGGCGGCTACGCATTGACGTGCGGCACCTGCACCCAGTGTACCCGGAGGACGTACGTCTCAATGCCACCGTCTGGCAGAACTACTGGGGGGAGCGCTTCATCTGGAAGCAGACGCCCTGGGGGCCGATGCGCGAAGACCTGCCGGGGGCGCTGAGCGAGGCCGCCTCGCTGGACGACCTGGCGGCCTTCGCCTGGCCTACGCCCGACCGCTTCGACTACTCCCACCTGGCCGAGGCGGCCCGGCGGCACGACGACTACGCCCAGCTATACGGCTTCGCCGATGTCTGGCAGCGCCCGGCGCTGGTGCGCGGCTGGGAGCACATGTTCCTGGACATGGCCGCCCGCCCCGAATGGGCGCACTTCCTGTGCCGCAAGTTCACGGACTTCTACAAGGAGGACTACACCCGCGCCGCCGAGGCCACCGGCGGGCGGATAGACCTGTACCTGCTGCTCTCCGACCTGGGCAGCCAGGCCGGCCCCCTCATCTCCCTGCCGATGTTCCGCAACCTCGTCGCGCCCTACCTGCGGGAGATGGTGGACCATATCCACAGCCTCGGCGCCCGTGTGCTCTATCACAGTTGCGGCGCCATCGCGCGCTTCATCCCGGACCTCATCGCCATGGGTGTGGATGTGCTCGACCCGATCCAGCCCGTCACCGAGGAGATGCAGCCGGAGAGCCTGCAGGCCCAGTTCGGCGGGCGGATCGTGTTCCACGGGGGGATAGACATGCAGGGGGTGTTACCGTTCGGCACGCCCGAGGAGGTCCAGGCAGAGGTGCGGCGCTACGTGGCGACGCTAGGCCAGGAGGGCGGCTACCTCCTGGCCCCCACGCACCTCTTCCAGCCCGATGTCCCCCCAGAGAACATTGTGGCGATGCACGACACGGAGGTGTAGGGCCCAGCCCGCTACGCGGGCACCCCGCGACTCATCACATCTCCCCATCTCCCCATCCCACCTCATCCAATCGCTTCCATGTCCGCGTACTCGAACACCCCAGACATGGCGCGGTTGACCGTTGAGTAGCCCGCCTCTTCCGCCGCGGCGATGGGGTTGAGACCGGCGCAGATCACCAGGCCCATCCTGTCCACCCCGACCTCCGTCTCCATCAGGGGGCGGCTTTCGGCGCCGATCGCAGCTACGCCCCGCAGCCGCCAGGCCGACATGGCGTCCACCAGCCGCATCACGTGCTCGCGCGCGATGGCCGGGCAGATGCGGAAGCCCGCCCCCACCTTGCCCCGGCCGGTGGTGACCACCTGCTGCACGCTTGTCGCCTTGCCCTTGATGAACACCTCGACCGGGTCAATGGACGTGCCGCCATAGCGGATGATCTCGGTGAACCGCACCGGCTCATGGCCCGCGACCTCCACCAGGCCGCCGAACTCCGACTGGACCGGGATGCCGTGGCTGAGCAACACGCCGTTGAGCGTGACCGCCGAGACCGTACCCAGGCCCACCATGCCGCGAGGGATGGCCTGGTCGCCCAGCTTCTGGCCGGGCTGGAAGGTGGCGATGAGGTCGCTGGTGGCCCAGCGCGACAGGAACACGGGGCGCATGACCTTCATGGCGGCGTCGAACTCAGCCTGGCGGAACAGGGACAGGTTGATGACGATCTTTCCGCTTCCGGCCTCCAGATCGAACCGGGTCAGGTAGGCCAGGCGCTCGATCTTGGCAAAGGTCAGGGCTACCTGGTCGGCCACGCGGGCATTGGCCAGCTCGGCCTGCCCGGCCTCGGTCAGCTCCCGCCCGGCCCGGCCGAGGTTGCGGGTCAGACCGGCCTCGTCGAGGGCCTGCAGATGGTAGCGGATGGCGCGGTCGGTCAGCTCAATGCCATGGGCGCCAAGCTGGCGGGAGATGAGGCCGGCGCCGACGGGACCGCCGTGCTCACCGAGGATTCTGAGTATGGCGAATTCCTTCCGGCCAATTTCCGGCAATGAGCCCACCCTTTCAGCCCCTATGGGCGACTGTTCTTCCGTTTATGCGGAAGCGAATGCCGAACACAAGTGTTTCAGGATTGTTTCGCGGGCCGATTTTGCCGCTGATTTGCCCTTGTAACGGGGCGACAGGGGGATTATAGTACGGAACCATTCTTCCGGCAACTGGCTTCCGTCAAAGAGAACCCAAACATGGCCAACATGCACCGACTCCCTCCCTTCAAGATCCCGGCCGCTTGCGGCACGTGCGGCATTCTCGACCGCACCGGCGCCTGCTTCTCCGGCGCTGATGTCGTCCGCGGCATGGCGAACATGCACGAGCGCGGCAACGGCCTGGGCGCCGGCTTCGTCGCCTACGGCATCTATCCCGACCACGCCGACGACTACTGCCTGCACCTGATGTGCGCCGGCACGACCGGCCTGCAGCGCGCCCGCGACTACCTCGGCAGCGTCCTGACCATCGTCCACGATGAGCCCATTCCGACGCAGACCACCCCGACCATCACTGACGAGCCCGTGCTGTGGCGCTTCTTCGTCCAGCCCAACGCCGACAAGCTCGGCACGCCCGGTGAGCAGGACTATGTGGTCGCCTGTGTGATGACCCTCAACCGCGACGTCGAGGGCGCCTACGTCGCCTCCAGCGGCAAGAACATGGGCATCTTCAAGGGTGTCGGCTACCCCGAGCCCATCGCCGACTTCTACCTGATCCCCGAGTACCAGGGTTACCTGTGGGTCTCCCACACCCGCTTCCCGACCAACACGGGCGGCTGGTGGGGCGGCGCGCATCCCTTCGGCCTGCTCGAATGGTCCATCGTCCACAACGGTGAGCTGTCCAGCTACGGGGTCAACAAGCGCTACGTGAAGTCCTTCGGCTACGAGTGCACGCTGATGACGGACTCGGAAGTCATCAGCTACATGCTCGACTTGCTGTGCCGAAAGCACAAGCTGTCCATCGAGATGGCCGCCCTGGCGATGGCCGCCCCGGAATGGGACGAGATTGACGAAGAGCCCGACCCGCAGCGCAAGGCCCTGTTGACGGCGATGCGCCAGACGTACCCGGGCGCGCTGCTCAACGGCCCGTTTGGGGTCATCGCCGGCCACAACGGCGGCATGTTCGGGATGAGCGACCGGCTCAAGCTGCGTCCGCTGGCCGCGGCGACCAAGGGCGACCGCGCGTATATCGCCAGCGAGGAAGCCGCGATCTGGGCCGTGGACGGCCAGCCCGACGAGGCCTGGCCCATAGACGCCGGCACGCCGGTGCGGTTCGATCTGAACTAGACGAGAGGGGTCTGTCCCCGGAGGAGCGGCACAGCCGATCCGCAGGGGGCTGACCCCGAACGAGAAGCCCAAGGGGTCAGCCCCCTTGGAGTTCGCTGCGCGAACTCACGGGGACAGACCCCACCCAGCGGAGTAACACATCATGCCCCTCTCTCTCATAGGCGGAGAATTCATCGTCAAGCGCGACCCGGACCTGTGCATCGAGTGCGGCGTGTGCACCCGCCAGTGCTCCTACGATGCGCAGAAGATTGACCCCGACGACGGCGCGATCAGCACCGACTGCAGCAAGTGCGTCGGCTGCCTGCGCTGCGCGACGCTGTGCCCGACGGGCGCGCTGACCATCACCGAGCGGGCGCTGACCGGTCGCACGCACCCCAACTGGACCTACGGCGCCCAGCGCGCTCTGCAGCGCCAGGCCGAGACCGGCGGCATGCTGCTCACCGGCATGGGCAGCGACAAGCCCCACCGCAGCTACTGGGACAAGCTCCTCATCAACGCCTCGCAGGTCACGAACCCCTCGATTGACCCCCTGCGCGAGCCGATGGAGCTGCGGACGTTCCTGGGCGCCAAGCCCGACGAACTGGAGTTCGACGACGCCGGCAACCTCGTCACCGAGATGAGCCCGCAGCTCGACCTGCTCGTGCCGATCATGTTCTCGGCCATGTCGTATGGCT contains:
- a CDS encoding NrpR regulatory domain-containing protein translates to MPEIGRKEFAILRILGEHGGPVGAGLISRQLGAHGIELTDRAIRYHLQALDEAGLTRNLGRAGRELTEAGQAELANARVADQVALTFAKIERLAYLTRFDLEAGSGKIVINLSLFRQAEFDAAMKVMRPVFLSRWATSDLIATFQPGQKLGDQAIPRGMVGLGTVSAVTLNGVLLSHGIPVQSEFGGLVEVAGHEPVRFTEIIRYGGTSIDPVEVFIKGKATSVQQVVTTGRGKVGAGFRICPAIAREHVMRLVDAMSAWRLRGVAAIGAESRPLMETEVGVDRMGLVICAGLNPIAAAEEAGYSTVNRAMSGVFEYADMEAIG
- a CDS encoding glutamine amidotransferase family protein, with amino-acid sequence MANMHRLPPFKIPAACGTCGILDRTGACFSGADVVRGMANMHERGNGLGAGFVAYGIYPDHADDYCLHLMCAGTTGLQRARDYLGSVLTIVHDEPIPTQTTPTITDEPVLWRFFVQPNADKLGTPGEQDYVVACVMTLNRDVEGAYVASSGKNMGIFKGVGYPEPIADFYLIPEYQGYLWVSHTRFPTNTGGWWGGAHPFGLLEWSIVHNGELSSYGVNKRYVKSFGYECTLMTDSEVISYMLDLLCRKHKLSIEMAALAMAAPEWDEIDEEPDPQRKALLTAMRQTYPGALLNGPFGVIAGHNGGMFGMSDRLKLRPLAAATKGDRAYIASEEAAIWAVDGQPDEAWPIDAGTPVRFDLN